The following are encoded in a window of Variovorax paradoxus genomic DNA:
- a CDS encoding VOC family protein → MTKPFTIHIPMLRKKGMLEQMNSFYEDILGYERDPVLSILRVPNHSNLAVCFKYSNFSKVENKKDKESLYEFFVEKNFPTLCQNLKERGVEFDMLARTPGFYFARIMDPSGNSIEIISESFEDDLNFDISSWNIYQDID, encoded by the coding sequence ATGACGAAACCATTCACCATTCATATTCCAATGCTCCGGAAAAAAGGGATGCTTGAACAAATGAATTCTTTCTACGAAGACATTCTGGGCTATGAGCGAGATCCCGTGTTGAGTATTCTGCGGGTGCCAAATCATTCGAATTTGGCGGTCTGCTTCAAGTATTCAAATTTTTCCAAAGTGGAGAATAAAAAAGATAAAGAGTCGCTCTACGAGTTTTTTGTTGAGAAGAATTTTCCTACTCTTTGCCAAAATTTGAAAGAAAGAGGGGTTGAGTTTGACATGCTTGCACGGACTCCTGGATTCTATTTTGCAAGAATCATGGACCCTTCTGGAAATTCAATAGAAATAATCTCGGAAAGCTTCGAGGACGATCTAAATTTCGACATATCGAGTTGGAATATCTATCAGGATATTGACTGA
- a CDS encoding type VI secretion system Vgr family protein produces the protein MAEGIQSGEALLDRQHDRLLRLSFPQGGEPAGARLVINRLEASEGVSRDFEYAAELLSSNADLALKDLQGKMLCIDLVRADGSLRHFTGIVFAFRLVKTDGNLAFYEARLGPWLRYLRLRSNNRLFHRQNLKEQTQAIFDDYDTLPQWKWQVRSEDLPITMAAQGGGAQGESDHNYLHRRWEAAGYSYWYEHTAKGHTLVLADDTTLAQAVDGSTPDIRFQREGGAQEEDAIHQWSAARTLVSGRTAVSAFDFKNPRPQHADIPSGNRQGEVPQLEVHEYGGHRHFKTSREGDALATRRVEEIEAIAKHFDARGNNRQVLPGRYFRLTDHFGRTQGTGPESEFLILEVEHSASNNYLQAAGELAQYSNSFTCSRRFVPWRPGRGFHSVEQRVMAPQTATVVGPSAEGSIHTDEYGRIRVQFHWDREGQNDERSSAWVRVMSPWAGGETGAVSTPRVGSEVIVQCLDGNPDHPIVMGVVYNAQRMPPWKLPEQKALTGLKSRELAGASGNEAGGKSNHLLLDDTEGKIQAQLKSDHDSSSLSLGHITRIEDNAGRKDARGQGFELRTDGHGAIRAQDGLLISTEARANAQAHITDMGETVQRLTQGRDLHEGLSEAAQQAKAHETGDQDEVTKSLKAQNDAIKGSGSGNKAEGEFPELNEPHVVLASPSGIEATTGGSIHLVSTEHHAITSGAHTSIAAGKSLLVSAKEAVRIAAFEKGIRLVAAAADIDITALKSCINVIAKLDIKMEANRITITAKEEVLVNGGTSYTRWNASGIESGTNGIWREHAAVHSLIGPNSKGSPKLPEPAQLPKGQLDLHNHYIKSDGTPRQAVKQGEYTVVDSEGGTHSGNLDAKGFATVSGLPIGGAKITFGPDPRDPWDEGSYFGPPHEWPPKPLDEQSTASPAGEAGAMPAANLLSGKGVLGGAKGALGQIGQMAGTAQQAVAAVQAVQKGGAQALLGQAGQLASGAATRAIGKVVGDMLGPMGAPAAGAVGSVVAGGMKGGLAGAAAAAQNSMSGAVASVVPKLPGALPSLPSLGSVNPATAMTGRTPGFAG, from the coding sequence ATGGCCGAAGGTATCCAAAGCGGAGAGGCACTTCTCGACCGCCAGCACGACCGGCTGCTGCGCCTGTCGTTCCCCCAGGGCGGCGAACCTGCGGGTGCGCGACTGGTCATCAACCGGCTGGAGGCCAGCGAAGGCGTGTCGCGCGACTTCGAGTACGCGGCCGAACTGCTCTCGAGCAATGCCGACCTGGCGCTCAAAGACCTGCAAGGCAAGATGCTGTGCATCGATCTCGTGCGCGCGGATGGCAGCCTGCGCCACTTCACCGGCATCGTCTTCGCCTTCCGTCTCGTCAAGACCGACGGCAACCTGGCCTTCTATGAAGCCCGACTCGGCCCCTGGCTGAGATACCTGCGCCTGCGTTCGAACAACCGCCTGTTCCACCGCCAGAACCTGAAAGAGCAGACCCAGGCCATCTTCGACGACTACGACACCCTGCCGCAATGGAAGTGGCAAGTCCGCAGCGAGGACCTTCCCATCACCATGGCCGCCCAAGGCGGCGGTGCCCAAGGCGAGAGCGACCACAACTACCTGCATCGGCGCTGGGAAGCCGCCGGCTACAGCTATTGGTACGAGCACACGGCCAAAGGTCACACGCTCGTTCTCGCTGATGACACCACCCTGGCCCAGGCCGTGGACGGGTCGACGCCCGACATCCGCTTCCAGCGCGAAGGCGGTGCCCAGGAAGAAGACGCCATCCACCAGTGGAGCGCCGCACGCACCCTCGTGTCCGGGCGCACGGCTGTCAGCGCCTTCGACTTCAAGAACCCGCGTCCCCAGCACGCCGACATCCCCAGCGGCAACCGGCAGGGTGAGGTCCCTCAGCTGGAAGTGCACGAATACGGCGGCCACCGGCACTTCAAGACCAGCCGCGAAGGCGATGCGCTGGCCACACGGCGCGTCGAAGAGATCGAAGCCATTGCCAAGCACTTCGATGCGCGCGGCAACAACCGGCAGGTACTGCCGGGGCGCTACTTTCGCCTCACCGATCACTTCGGGCGCACCCAGGGCACAGGCCCCGAGAGCGAATTCCTGATCCTGGAGGTCGAGCACAGCGCGAGCAACAACTACCTGCAAGCCGCAGGTGAACTCGCCCAATACAGCAACAGCTTCACCTGCAGCCGTCGCTTCGTTCCCTGGCGTCCCGGCCGCGGCTTCCACAGCGTGGAGCAGCGCGTGATGGCGCCGCAGACCGCCACGGTGGTGGGCCCGTCCGCCGAGGGCAGCATCCACACCGACGAATACGGGCGAATCCGGGTGCAATTTCATTGGGACCGCGAAGGCCAGAACGACGAACGCAGCTCGGCCTGGGTGCGCGTCATGAGCCCGTGGGCCGGCGGCGAGACCGGTGCCGTCTCCACGCCCCGCGTCGGCTCGGAAGTCATCGTGCAGTGCCTGGACGGCAACCCCGATCACCCGATCGTCATGGGCGTGGTCTACAACGCCCAGCGCATGCCGCCATGGAAGCTGCCCGAGCAAAAGGCCCTCACGGGTCTCAAGAGCCGCGAGCTCGCGGGCGCCAGCGGAAATGAGGCCGGAGGCAAGAGCAACCACTTGCTGCTGGACGACACCGAAGGCAAGATCCAGGCGCAGCTCAAGAGCGACCACGACAGCAGCTCCCTGAGCCTGGGACACATCACCCGCATCGAAGACAACGCAGGACGCAAGGACGCCCGGGGCCAGGGCTTCGAGCTGCGCACGGACGGGCACGGTGCGATCCGGGCCCAGGACGGACTCTTGATCAGCACCGAGGCGCGCGCCAACGCCCAGGCCCACATCACCGACATGGGCGAGACGGTGCAGCGCCTGACGCAGGGGCGGGACCTGCACGAGGGCTTGAGTGAAGCGGCGCAGCAGGCCAAGGCGCATGAGACCGGCGATCAGGACGAAGTAACCAAGAGCCTGAAGGCGCAGAACGATGCGATCAAGGGCTCGGGCAGCGGCAACAAGGCCGAGGGCGAGTTCCCCGAACTCAACGAGCCGCATGTCGTGCTGGCCAGCCCTTCGGGAATCGAGGCCACCACGGGAGGCTCGATTCACTTGGTGAGCACCGAGCACCACGCGATCACCAGCGGGGCGCACACGAGCATTGCGGCGGGCAAGAGTTTGCTGGTGAGTGCCAAGGAAGCGGTGCGCATCGCAGCCTTCGAGAAAGGCATTCGCCTGGTAGCGGCGGCGGCGGACATCGACATCACTGCACTCAAGAGTTGCATCAATGTCATCGCCAAGCTCGACATCAAGATGGAGGCCAATCGCATCACCATCACCGCCAAGGAGGAGGTTCTGGTCAATGGCGGCACCAGCTACACACGCTGGAACGCGAGCGGCATCGAGAGCGGCACCAATGGCATCTGGCGCGAGCATGCGGCCGTGCACAGCCTGATTGGGCCGAACAGCAAGGGGTCGCCCAAACTGCCGGAGCCGGCCCAGCTGCCGAAAGGGCAGCTGGATCTGCACAACCACTACATCAAGAGCGATGGCACGCCGCGACAGGCGGTGAAGCAGGGCGAGTACACGGTGGTGGATTCGGAAGGCGGCACCCACAGCGGCAACCTCGATGCCAAAGGGTTCGCGACGGTGTCGGGCTTGCCGATCGGTGGCGCCAAGATCACCTTCGGCCCGGACCCGCGCGATCCTTGGGACGAGGGCAGCTACTTCGGGCCACCGCACGAATGGCCGCCCAAGCCGCTGGACGAGCAATCGACGGCGAGCCCTGCAGGCGAAGCGGGCGCCATGCCTGCTGCGAACCTGCTGTCGGGCAAGGGCGTCCTCGGCGGAGCCAAGGGTGCGTTGGGGCAGATCGGCCAGATGGCCGGAACAGCGCAACAAGCCGTTGCTGCCGTCCAGGCCGTGCAGAAAGGCGGTGCGCAGGCATTGCTGGGACAAGCGGGACAGTTGGCCTCCGGCGCAGCGACCCGAGCGATTGGAAAGGTTGTGGGCGACATGCTCGGCCCGATGGGGGCGCCTGCAGCGGGAGCGGTCGGCAGTGTGGTGGCCGGTGGCATGAAGGGCGGTCTGGCGGGCGCGGCTGCCGCGGCGCAGAACAGCATGAGCGGTGCGGTGGCGTCGGTCGTCCCCAAGCTGCCTGGTGCATTGCCCAGCCTGCCGTCCTTGGGCAGCGTGAACCCTGCGACAGCCATGACCGGCAGAACACCCGGCTTCGCGGGTTGA
- a CDS encoding RHS repeat-associated core domain-containing protein: MTTQGTPGSQESKPREKQTAVAPLNAIAPQDIGAGAARFDKWLRDISNDYVTLERLSTVAGSLPVIGNIMALIDVIMDIVLISGRFIKKEAVDFLAWVNLGINLIGVIPAPPSMAAARMSLRPALHLVKQQLKHSASNIGDALISVLVMHLNDKIAGEIEKFVDGAMSKLSGILSNCADKADGVVDDLISVLRRCTGGEDLFKIAGPKPERGTYNPKKESMWNRMLAAADRYAKQAANYAVKVAAARLPDKAKAVVNIVIGSLTDFKGALRAKLMALASAETERSIMWLLKRLFAAVKKFKAKRAAVVPPTKGTQAQATRPGHELGAVNTQAGATGSGNCCKQGAAKAKTRKSISFATGSESFTHTDFVLSATLPIEWSRTYSSDLEAYDQGGFGARWLIPYTTRIDVVESKGRRALAYRAADGRSHDIPWLAVGQSHRNAIEEFSATRVSDTLLVLDFGKPLPTGEPADWRESYELVDTVSSKAASQGKQHFRLVAQHAKDGAAIGLRYDHALPSGEQVLSDVVSKQGDVTLAHVGIRPHAISGRIESVWELKDGQVVRQLAGYTHDEAGDLVAAQDENGAAWAYQYSRHLITRYTDRTGRGMNLAYDGTGAQAKAIREWADDGSFDTRLEWDENIRLTYVTDALGQETWIYYDILGYTYRVIHPDENEEWFFRDDAKNITRHVHADGTTDDYVYDDAGNLQTHTQADGSQIHFEYDKLSRLTGVRDAEGGAWRRDYNPQGHLTEETDPLGHKTQYAYDKAGRPVQITDAKGGVKKLAYTPTGELASYTDCSGKTTTWTYDPQGRLAQSTNAAGQVTKYRYTTLDEQTLTAAQAGANHPGQLEEVIHPDQTSERLAHDAEGRLLTHTDALARSTHYRYADAGLIAGRTDAAGHTLSYQWDKLGRLTRLDNENRSHYLFKYDPVGRLLEETGFDGKVTRYRYEETSGVLTEVAEAGQITRLAFDPLGRLVEREAAAQAESFAYDGNGRLVEARNQDAKLQWFYDPAGNLTREHHADLARGHTAIWQHRYNELNQRVGSTRPDGHTQEWLTYGSGHVHGLLLDGQDILSLERDDLHREVGRQQHNGLAQTQTYDPAGRLLEQQITHTKPAPGTTGTTAVGIRRSYRYDKAGQLTGIGDSRRGRLDYRYDPVGRLLEAQSQLGKEVFAFDPAGNIADPVLKEPGTVALVREQRVAPGKLLDNLLKEYAGTRYKYDGHGNLIERTKNGQKTLFSWDGFNRMVSAKSEEGTTTFRYDPMGRRIAKASGSRETLFGWDGDTIAYESATPLDPRAREQAHTVHYVHEKHSFVPLVQVRRQRPLQLSPTTDVKALMQANGGAYDIEQDPLWNGQGLQQARAEPFKPEEIAFYQCDHLGTPQELTDSEGQVCWSANYKAWGEAKQAISKAAGLAGIANPIRFQGQYFDEETGLHYNRYRYFDPHSGRFVSQDPIGLAGGLHTMVYAPNPAGFIDPLGLRKYVIIGEGQAAVEAYAASMRLKFPCDEFRTIAKEWDSVTQASGASVEKFGSKEWEQKAVAGNAVWIRQRVADGYEFIDIGTDGATNRSPFYAAEKKALIRAGGKTYRANKCGAAAARDGTKESSRPKAKGRYGR, encoded by the coding sequence ATGACAACGCAGGGAACGCCCGGATCTCAAGAGAGCAAGCCGCGCGAAAAGCAGACTGCGGTCGCGCCGCTCAACGCCATCGCGCCGCAGGACATCGGTGCCGGTGCGGCGCGCTTCGACAAGTGGCTGCGCGACATCAGCAACGACTACGTCACGCTGGAGCGCTTGAGCACCGTGGCCGGCAGTTTGCCTGTCATCGGCAACATCATGGCGTTGATCGACGTGATCATGGACATCGTCCTGATCAGCGGACGGTTCATCAAGAAAGAGGCCGTCGATTTTCTTGCGTGGGTCAACCTGGGCATCAACCTGATCGGTGTCATTCCCGCGCCGCCGAGCATGGCCGCTGCCCGCATGAGTCTGCGTCCGGCGCTGCACCTCGTCAAACAGCAACTCAAGCACAGTGCGTCCAACATCGGCGACGCGTTGATCTCCGTGCTGGTGATGCACCTCAACGACAAGATCGCGGGCGAGATCGAGAAGTTTGTCGACGGTGCGATGAGCAAGCTCTCGGGCATCCTGAGCAATTGCGCGGACAAGGCCGATGGCGTCGTCGACGACCTCATCAGCGTGCTGCGTCGCTGCACTGGCGGCGAAGATCTGTTCAAGATCGCGGGCCCCAAGCCCGAGAGGGGCACCTACAACCCGAAGAAGGAGAGCATGTGGAACCGCATGCTCGCCGCCGCCGACCGCTATGCCAAACAGGCGGCCAACTACGCCGTCAAGGTGGCAGCCGCACGCCTGCCCGACAAGGCCAAGGCGGTGGTCAACATCGTCATCGGCAGCCTGACCGACTTCAAGGGGGCGCTGCGAGCCAAGTTGATGGCGCTGGCCAGCGCCGAGACCGAGCGCTCGATCATGTGGCTGCTCAAGCGCCTGTTTGCCGCCGTGAAGAAATTCAAGGCCAAGCGTGCCGCTGTCGTGCCGCCCACCAAGGGCACCCAGGCGCAGGCCACGAGGCCGGGGCACGAACTTGGCGCCGTGAACACCCAGGCGGGCGCCACGGGAAGTGGCAACTGCTGCAAGCAGGGCGCCGCCAAGGCCAAGACCCGCAAGTCCATCAGCTTCGCCACAGGCAGCGAGAGCTTCACCCACACGGATTTCGTGTTGTCGGCCACGCTGCCCATCGAATGGAGCCGCACCTACAGCAGCGACCTCGAAGCCTATGACCAGGGCGGCTTCGGTGCGCGCTGGCTGATCCCGTACACGACGCGCATCGACGTTGTCGAGTCCAAAGGGCGACGCGCACTGGCCTACCGTGCCGCTGATGGTCGCAGCCACGACATCCCTTGGCTGGCCGTCGGTCAAAGCCATCGCAACGCCATCGAAGAATTCAGTGCCACGCGTGTGAGCGACACGCTGCTGGTGCTCGATTTCGGCAAGCCGTTGCCCACTGGCGAACCGGCTGACTGGCGCGAGAGCTACGAACTCGTGGACACGGTCAGCAGCAAGGCCGCCAGCCAAGGCAAGCAGCACTTCCGTCTGGTGGCGCAACACGCCAAGGACGGTGCCGCGATCGGCCTGCGCTATGACCATGCATTGCCTTCCGGCGAGCAGGTGCTGAGCGATGTCGTCAGCAAGCAGGGCGACGTCACGCTCGCGCATGTCGGCATCCGGCCTCATGCGATCTCCGGGCGCATCGAATCCGTCTGGGAGCTGAAAGACGGACAGGTCGTTCGTCAACTCGCCGGCTACACCCACGACGAGGCTGGCGACTTGGTCGCGGCGCAGGACGAGAACGGTGCCGCCTGGGCCTACCAGTACAGCCGTCACCTCATCACCCGCTACACCGACCGCACCGGCCGCGGCATGAACCTGGCCTACGACGGCACCGGGGCCCAGGCCAAGGCGATTCGTGAATGGGCGGACGACGGCAGCTTCGACACCCGGCTGGAGTGGGACGAGAACATCCGCCTGACCTATGTGACCGATGCGCTGGGCCAGGAAACGTGGATCTACTACGACATCCTCGGCTACACCTACCGAGTCATTCACCCAGACGAGAACGAAGAGTGGTTCTTCCGTGACGACGCCAAGAACATCACCCGCCATGTGCACGCCGACGGCACCACCGACGACTACGTCTACGACGACGCCGGCAATCTGCAAACCCACACCCAGGCCGACGGCAGCCAGATCCACTTCGAATACGACAAGCTCAGCCGCCTGACCGGCGTGCGCGATGCCGAAGGCGGTGCCTGGCGGCGCGACTACAACCCGCAGGGTCACCTCACCGAGGAAACCGACCCGCTCGGCCACAAGACCCAATATGCCTACGACAAGGCCGGGCGACCGGTGCAGATCACCGACGCCAAGGGTGGTGTCAAGAAGCTCGCCTACACCCCGACGGGCGAACTCGCCAGCTACACCGATTGCTCGGGCAAGACAACGACCTGGACCTACGACCCTCAAGGCCGCCTCGCCCAAAGCACCAACGCCGCCGGCCAGGTCACCAAGTACCGCTACACCACGCTCGACGAGCAAACGCTGACGGCGGCCCAGGCGGGAGCCAATCACCCCGGCCAGCTCGAAGAAGTGATCCACCCCGATCAGACCAGCGAGCGCCTGGCTCACGACGCCGAAGGCCGCCTGCTGACGCACACCGACGCCCTGGCGCGCAGCACCCACTACCGCTACGCCGACGCGGGACTCATCGCCGGGCGCACTGACGCTGCAGGCCACACGCTGAGCTACCAATGGGACAAACTGGGGCGCCTCACTCGGCTCGACAACGAGAACCGCAGCCACTACCTGTTCAAGTACGACCCCGTCGGTCGCCTGCTCGAGGAAACTGGCTTCGATGGCAAGGTGACCCGGTACCGCTACGAAGAAACCAGCGGCGTGCTCACCGAAGTGGCCGAAGCAGGGCAGATCACCCGACTCGCCTTCGACCCCTTGGGTCGACTTGTCGAGCGCGAGGCCGCCGCCCAAGCCGAAAGCTTCGCCTACGACGGCAACGGCCGCCTCGTCGAGGCCCGGAACCAGGACGCCAAGCTTCAGTGGTTTTACGACCCCGCCGGCAACCTCACCCGCGAGCACCACGCCGACCTTGCCAGGGGGCACACCGCCATCTGGCAGCACCGCTACAACGAACTCAACCAGAGAGTGGGCAGCACCCGTCCCGACGGCCACACCCAGGAGTGGCTCACCTACGGCAGCGGCCATGTGCACGGTCTGCTGCTGGACGGCCAGGACATCCTGAGCCTGGAGCGCGACGACCTCCACCGCGAAGTCGGCCGCCAGCAGCACAACGGCCTGGCCCAGACGCAAACCTACGACCCTGCCGGGCGGTTGCTCGAGCAGCAGATTACCCACACGAAACCGGCTCCCGGCACCACAGGCACCACCGCCGTCGGCATCCGTCGCAGCTACCGCTACGACAAAGCCGGCCAACTCACCGGCATCGGCGACAGCCGGCGCGGGCGGCTGGACTACCGTTACGACCCGGTCGGGAGATTGCTCGAAGCCCAGAGCCAACTGGGCAAGGAAGTGTTCGCCTTCGACCCCGCCGGCAATATCGCCGACCCGGTGCTGAAGGAGCCCGGCACCGTAGCGCTCGTGCGCGAACAGCGCGTGGCCCCCGGCAAGTTGCTGGACAACCTGCTCAAAGAGTACGCCGGCACGCGCTACAAATACGACGGGCACGGCAACCTCATCGAGCGCACGAAGAACGGGCAAAAGACCCTCTTCAGCTGGGACGGCTTCAACCGCATGGTCAGCGCCAAGAGCGAGGAAGGCACCACAACCTTCCGCTACGACCCGATGGGCCGGCGCATTGCCAAGGCGAGCGGATCGAGAGAGACCCTCTTTGGTTGGGACGGCGACACCATCGCCTACGAAAGCGCAACACCGCTGGACCCCAGGGCCCGGGAGCAGGCGCACACCGTGCACTACGTCCACGAGAAGCACAGCTTCGTGCCGCTGGTGCAGGTGCGCAGACAGCGCCCCCTTCAGCTGAGCCCCACCACCGACGTGAAGGCGCTGATGCAGGCCAACGGCGGGGCCTACGACATCGAGCAGGACCCGTTATGGAACGGGCAGGGACTGCAGCAAGCCAGAGCCGAGCCGTTCAAGCCTGAAGAAATCGCTTTCTACCAGTGCGATCACTTGGGCACGCCGCAGGAATTGACCGATTCAGAAGGCCAAGTTTGCTGGAGCGCGAACTACAAGGCCTGGGGCGAGGCGAAGCAGGCGATCAGCAAGGCGGCCGGGCTCGCGGGGATCGCGAATCCGATCCGGTTCCAGGGGCAGTATTTCGACGAGGAAACGGGGCTGCACTACAACCGGTATCGGTATTTCGACCCCCACAGCGGCAGGTTCGTGTCACAAGACCCCATCGGGCTGGCCGGGGGGCTCCACACCATGGTCTACGCGCCCAATCCGGCTGGATTCATCGACCCGCTGGGGTTGAGGAAATACGTGATCATCGGCGAAGGACAAGCTGCGGTGGAAGCCTATGCTGCGTCCATGCGACTCAAATTTCCGTGCGATGAATTCAGGACCATCGCAAAAGAGTGGGATTCCGTGACTCAAGCTTCCGGTGCATCGGTCGAAAAATTCGGGAGCAAGGAGTGGGAGCAAAAGGCGGTTGCCGGGAATGCCGTCTGGATCAGGCAGCGCGTAGCAGACGGTTATGAGTTCATCGACATCGGAACTGATGGCGCAACCAATCGCAGTCCATTTTATGCAGCCGAGAAGAAGGCATTGATCAGGGCCGGTGGCAAGACATACAGAGCCAATAAGTGTGGAGCCGCGGCTGCCAGAGATGGCACGAAAGAAAGCTCTCGCCCCAAAGCAAAAGGACGATACGGACGATGA